The nucleotide window TAACCCTGACTCAGTCTGGAGATAGTGCGCTGACTGATGCAAATGGTCAGTTTATCATTGAAACAGCAGATGTCTCAGGCGATGTCGAAGTATTACTGGAAAAAGACCAGGTGCAGGCGCGAGCAATTGCGCCGGGTGTACCTACAGATGCAAGTGTCGTGCGTTTAAGTTTGGAATTTGACCAAAAAGGCAAGCAAGCCCGCACTAAAGAAGTTGAGGTCAAAGAGCGCCGCAATCGTGGTCGCGGAAGCAGTAGTTCAAGTAGCTCAAGTGGAAGAAGTAGTAGCGGGGGAGGCAGTAGTAGCTCAAGTAGTGGCGATGATGACGACGATGACGATGATGATGACGGTAGTAGTTCTTCAAGCGGTTCCAGTTCTAGTTCAGGTAACTCTAGCTCGGGAAGTAGTTCTAGTTCTAGTTCATCATCGGGCCAGAATAATGAAATTGAAACTACTGGAAATATTACAGCAATTACAGCAAGCACATTAACAGTGAATGGCTTTGTTTTCACTGTTAATGGCAATACGGAATTTCGTGGCCACTCTTCACTTTCAGGATTCTCTGTTGGTGAAGAAGTTGAGGTCAAAGGCAGACGTTCAGGGCAATTGATTATTGCAGAGCGAGTAAAACTTGAAGATTAACTTGATTTAATAACGGAGGCATTATGCAACATAAATTATTAACCTGCCTAGCGCTCCTCGGTCTTTTTGCCGCAGGACCTGCCTTAGCAAATGACGAAGACGTGATTCGGCGTGGAACTTTAGCAGCAATTACTGAAAACTCTGTAACTGTTGCTGATTTAACTTGCCCGACTAACAGGTCTACAGAATATGAAGATCTTAATGGGAACACGATTCCACGCAGTTCCTTTAATCCTGGGGATCTGGTGAAATTGAAATGTCGCAGCGGTGTAGCACATAGCTTAGAAATGGAAGACGACATCGGCGGCGGAAGTGGCAGCGGCTCCGGTAATGGCGGCTCAAGTGGGAATAATAAGAAACGCTCAAAAATGAAGAAACCATTACGTCTATCGGCGTCTCTCTCTGCTTTTGAAGGAGTTCCAACATCTGCTCGCGGGGAAGCTAAACTGCGCTTGAAAAACAATGGTAGTAAGCGTGACGACCGCTTCACAATTGAAGTTAAAGTCCCTGTGCCCAGCGCAGTTCCTGCGGCAAATACAATCGGAGAAGCAAGTGCCCTTGCTTTCACAGCTGTTATTTCACGAAGCGGCGCTCCATACGCTCAATGTTTCTTACGTTATGACCATGAAACGACTCTAAATGGCGTGATTGCTGCGGAACATAAGGTTGATGTCCGGGATGACGGCAAAAGAAGCCGCTCGCGCACCCGCAATAAGAAAGGCAGCTGTGATGTTGATTTAAATCAATCCGGCGTTCAAAGAGGATTGCCTTTTGTTAAACGTGGTGATGAGGTTGTGATTGAAGACTCGCTTTCAGGAAGTATTCTGAAGGGCCAGTTCTAATTCGCCAAGTCTGCTAAGACTTTTTCTGGGTCGCAAGCTTCTGGAAAGAAACTTGCGACCTTTTTTATGACACTCTCAACTGTTGCATCCGGACAGCTTGCACCAGAAGTCAGTGCAATCGTTAGCGCCGTCTGCGAACTACTGACCAGCGGAAGCCAATTACTTGTTTCGCGAATTGACTTTGTGTGCATGTCGAAGTGACGTATCAAGTCTGGACTAACAATTTCATCGGCGTCTTTCACGTAAAAAGTTGGAAACTTCTCTTCGCAAAGCTCAACCAGATGCGAGGTATTCGAGCTATTATAACCACCGACAACAAGGCCTAAATCGGCGCCAGATTCGATTAATGACCGTGTGGCTGTCTGATTCTCATGCGTTGCATAGCAGAGTGTATCCCGAGTGTCTGCAAAATGGTCTTTGAGCTTTTCTGCCCCGTATATTTCAAGCATTGCTTGCTTAATTGCATTAGCGATTGCCTGGGTTTCAGTAGCAAGCATTGTGGTTTGGTTGACGACACCAACACGTTTTAAGTGTTCCCGCGGATTGTAGCCCTCGGACATGCTTAAGGCAAAACGTGAGCGAAAATCATCTTCACTGACTTGCGCTTTAATAAAGGCGATAACAAATTGTGCATCATCCATATCGCGAATTACAAGTGTTGGCGCTGTGTTTTTACTGTGAGAAAAGGTGGCGCGTGTTTCTTCATGAGTGCGTTTTCCGTGAACAATCACGCTGTAGCCCTGTTTTCCTAAATCAGCTGAACGCCTCCACACTTTTTCTACAAATGGACAGGTCGAGTCATACTGATAAGGATTAATGCCCACCGCTTCGAGTTCTTTTTGTAGCTCGAGCGTTGTTCCAAAGGCAGGCACAATCACAATATCATCGCGATTAAGATCGCTAAAAGGAATCAGCCGAGTGCCGTCTGTAGCCATGAGAAACTTAACACCACGTTGTACGAGGTCGGCATTAACCTGTGGATTATGAATCATTTCGCTGAGGAGAAAAATCCGTTTGTCAGGCTGTTCCGCTAAGGCGCGATAAGCGATTTCAATGGCGTTTTCGACACCAAAACAAAAGCCAAAGTGACGAGCAATTTTAAAGCGCAGCGGTCCAAAGTCAATGGTTGTTGGGTTAAAATCCCGGCGTTTAGGGTCAGTATTATCGCGAAAGCGTTTGATCGTTGTAATACTGGATGATCGATAAAATCCAGGAATTGTGAAATTTCTTGCCACTAAATTAAGCTTTTGCCGTTGGATTATTTATAATAGACTTCTTTCGAATTAGGATTTTAATAAGAGCTTAACATTTTGATATGATTGAGCAAATAGGGAAAATTTTTTAAAATTTTCAATCTTTTATCGAAAGAAGTCTATTTTGTTTTTTGTCCATTTTTCTTGTGAAAAATGGATCATTAAACTTATTTTTGAATTTTTAATTCAAAAGAAGTTTAATGAGTTTAGTTAACTAATAGCTTAAATTTCATTACAATAGCAAATATGGCATTGAACCAATGAGTGCGACAAAAGCTCAAGCAGAAAAAATCGGTATTGCAGGCGACGAGTGGGACAAGGTTTTGCAATTACTCGGGCGCAGCCCCAATGAGCAAGAGTTGTTCTTAGTTGGACGCTTGCTTGCTGAAGACTGTTCTCAAAAATCATCGGCTAGCTTAACTCAGCATCTAGCAAAGGATAGCCAAACCTTTCCGCTTTCTCGCCTGGGAATTGCGAAACTATCTTCTGGTCAATATGCGCTAACGCGCACTGTGCAGGGGAATATCGCAGTGCTGCGCGAAGGAGCGTCGGGTACGAGCGCAACGCTTTGCCGTGCCGTAAATGAATTTGCAACTCTTGGTGCTAATGTCTGTGGTGTCAGCGTGCAGTTACGTCTCGGCGATCCGGAATCTTCGCGGACAAACCAACTCTTAACGACTATTTGGTCGAGTATCGAAGAATTCTCTTGCTTATCAGGTATTCCAATCACCAGCACTGATCTTTATTTGCATCCGCGCTACGATGGGAACCCTCTTTTTACGGCTACTGCGATTGGAAGCTGTGCTACGCTGCCCGATGTGCCTGTGATTCAACGCAACGCTAGCTATGTTTTGCTCTATATTGGTGAAGCAACTGGGCCTGATGGTTATGCTCCCGGGGAGCTTTTATTCCAAAATGACGCGCGTGCAAAACGAAAAGGCGCGCTTAGCTTTGCTAGTCCATATGCAAGCTTAAAGCTTTTAAAGCTTGCGCAAAAGTATCGCTTCCATCGCGGAGTTGTTTTAATGACCATGCTCGATCGCGGCGGCTTAATTGAGCGTGCATGTGCAATCGCGCAATTTGCAAACCGAGGGTTTAAGCTCGAGCTTGAGCGTGTGCCCTTACGCGTAGCAGGAATCGATCCCGCCGCACTTTTAATCAGCGAGACGCCGGGGCGTATGATTGCCGTTGTGGAAAAAGATTCACAGCGCAGTTTCAATGATGCGCTCAGTGCCGAAGGATTTACTACTTATTTGCTTGGCGAAGTTGGGCATTCAGATGTGATTGAATGCACTGCTGAGCATCAAGAGGTTGCGCTGATTCCATATCGTTTGCCCACGCAGGCTCCGACGCAGAAGCGCTATGCTGTTTCGGAATTTGCCCCAATGCTTCGCCATAAAGATGATCGCAGCGAACTCAAGCAAGATCAAGAGAGTTTAAGCGAGAGACTCAAGCAGGAGCGTACCAAGGATGAGTGGGCAGCGATTCGTAAGACTCAGTCAAAGCAGGTCAAAACAAATGATCACTTGCAAATCCCTGTCCCTGAGAATTTAGAAGATGCTTGGCTTGATATCCTTGCTGCCCCCAATGGAGCTTCACGCTTGAATCTGTTGCGGCGTTTTGATCGTCTCCAACAAGTCAGGCTTTTACCACGTGCACCTGAGGCGGTGCAGATTCTACGACTACATGAGCAGAGTGAAAATACTGCACTAGCATTGGCTGTTGTTTCAAATCCGCTTTTTGTTTCTAAGGATCCGTATTTGGGTACAGTTCATACTGTTGCTGAAGCGTTAAGGGAGCTTGCAACGATTGCTGCTCGGCCGATCGGAGCAACATATTGTCTAAATTTTGGCGATCCAGATGACTACCGCGAACTCTCTGACCTAACCGAGTCTGTGCGTGCTTTAGGAGATGCCTGCAAACTTTGGAGCATTCCTCTGCTAACGGCCGACCAAAGCTTAAAGAATGGCACCGACTCCAATCCAATACTTCCAACTACGGTATTTTCCCTGCTTGGTGAGCTCGATCTAACGCGCAGAATTCCGATCAATTCTTTTGTTGATACGGGGGATGTGATTTTTACAATTGGCTCAGTTTTAAATGATTTGAGCGCCTCAGAATATCTTACTTATTATCATAAGAAAGAAAATTGTTTTACACCGGATATTGACTTTGATTTAGAAATTGCAGTTGCTCGGGCTGTGCACGACTTAGCAGAGAAAAAACTTGTTAATGCCTGCGTTTCAGTCAATCGTGGCGGTTTGGCCATGGCCCTTACGCGTTTAGCTTTGCAACGCGAGAAGGCGCTGGGCTGTGAGCTAGAAATTATTGACCAGCGTCCAGATCTGAGGCCGGACGTTTTTCTTTTCTCCGAAAGCTCAGCGCGCTTTGTTGTTACCGCGAAGCCAGAGCATGCAGAGGCTGTGCAAAGATACCTTGCTACATTGGGCATTCCAATTACTGGGCGAGGGACTGTGGGCGGGAAAAAATTAATTTTAAGTGGCAAATTCTCAGTCGAAATTCCACTGAATACCCTCGACCGCATCTGGTCATCAGGGCTTAAATATGTGCTTGAGCAGTAAGCATTAAGTTAGCTAAAGAGTAGTTGTTAACGTTTTGAGCGTTAACATTGTTAGAATCTCATACGTTAACGACACAAATGATTACTGATCGTCTAAGTCCTGTAAATGCTGGTCGAGTTTGCGGCCGGCAGATCTAAGGTCAGTAATTGCAAGCTGCACTTGCTCTTCAGTTTCTGCATCCTCAAGCGCAAGACGCCCATCCCGCAAAGCGTCAAGCATTTGCTGTCGGTCAGGGTCTTTAAACTGCTGTCCTTGAGTATCGAGTTTAAATTGGTAAGTAAAAATTGCGCTCTTCAAATTATGCTTGAGAGTTTGTAGCGGAGAGTCAGTTGCAGCTTCCTGAGCTTTTTCACTGTCTTCGCGATTTTGTGTTTGCGAACGTTCACGCTGCTCGTTGTAGATCGTGTTTTCCTTAAGTAGCTTGGCAATATCTTCATCCGACAGTCCAGAACTTGCCACAATTTCAACTTGTTTTTCTTCTCCAGTATCTAAATCTTTGGCCGAAACATGCACAATGCCTTCCTCGTCAACAGCGAAAGTCACCGCTATCTGCGGCACTCCGCGCGGCGCTGGTCGAATGCCGGAAAGCTCAAAGCGTCCTAAGGTTTTATTATCCGGTGCAAAAGAACTCTCTCCCTGTAAGACGTGAATACTAACCTTCGGTTGGTTTGGTGCCGAAGTAGTAAAAATTTCAGTCTTGCTCATGGGAATTTTTGTATTGCGCGGGATTAAGACGTTCATAATCCCGCCTTGCGTTTCCATGCCCAGACTTAAACTCGTCACATCAAGTAGACTTACCCCTTTAACGAAACCTTCAAGTAGTCCGGCTTGGATTGCCGCACCGCGAGCAACCGCCTCATCCGGGTCAACGCTATCAAGCGGTTGCTTGCCAAAAATTTTCGCACAATAACGCTTCACGGCCGGCATGCGCGTCATGCCACCGACTAAAATTACTTCGTCGATATCTTCAGGGCGTAGATGGGCATCTTCAAGCGCTGCATAACAAGGCTTTTCCACACGGCGCAAAATTGGCTCGACAATTTTTTCTAAAGTCTTACGCTCAATTTCGATCTGAAACTGCCCCATGCCCTTAGATAAAAATGGCAAGCTAACCTTGGTCACTGGTTGAAAAGACAAAGTGTGCTTAATTTCTCGTGCCGTGTCCTTCAAAACCTGTAAGGCCATTTTATCGCCCATCACGTTAATTCCTGCCTTCGAGCGAATCACGTGCACTAGGAAATTCAAAATCTCAAGATCGAAATCCTCGCCACCTAAATAAGTATCCCCATGGGTAGCCTTGACATCCATCATCCCGCCACGTAACTCGAGGATCGAGATATCAAAAGTGCCTCCACCAAGGTCAAACACCGCAATCGTGCGGTCAGCTCCAGAACGCCCAGCACGCCGAGCTTGTTCCTCCTCAGAAAGATCCACCCCCTCTAAGCCGTAAGCTAGTGCTGCCGCAGTTGGTTCATTGATAATTCTTAAAACATCTAAGCCGGCAATCCGCCCCGCATCCTTTGTAGCTTGACGTTGCGAGTCGTTAAAATGTGCCGGCACTGTAATTACCGCACGATAAACCCGTTCTTTTAAATATTTTTCGGCAATTTCTTTCATGTGAATCAATACATGCGAAGAAATTTCCTCGGGACTGCGTTTTACTCCATCAGTTTCAACCCAGGCGTCATTGTTCGGAGCTGCAATTACCTTGTAAGGTAAGCGCCGCGCGGCTTCCTGCACTTCCGGACTATCATACTTAAGCCCGATTAAACGTTTGACAGCAAAAATCGTATTCAGTGGATTGGTTGTCGTTTGACGAACTGCTGGATATCCGACAAGCGGCTCTTGATTCGCGTTTATGGCAAATACTGAAGGTGTGGTTTTGTTTCCTTCGGGATCAGCAATTACGACCGGTCGGCCATTTTCGATAATGGCCACGCAGCTGTTGGCGGTTCCTAGGTCTATCCCAATTACTTTACTCATTTAAAAAGCCGTTTTTCGTCAAATACTTCGTTGCGGAAGATTTTTTGCTCCCCTCGTTTATTTTAAATAAAGTCGGGTCGCAAAAAATTCCCGCGCCTCGTCTTTGCCAGAAAAACGTCCTTTTAAAGAGCATATTTTCCTGGCCCAACTCATCTAAATTGTTACTACGAAGTTTAGCTACTGGTAGCATTAAGCATTCTCCGTTATAAGCATTATAATAGAAATTCGAGGTTTCGTGCATGCAAAAATTAATATTCTTATTATTTTGTAGTCTTTTCTTAATCAGCTGTTCTTCAAGTAGCGAAGTCCCGCAACCTGCCGATGGTAAGCACTGCCTAACTAACGAAGATTGTAAAGCAGGGAATCGCTGCAGCCGCGGACTTTGTGAGGATATCTACCATCCGGGATTGTAGATTTTATTCCAGTTTGCAATGGGAAACGCTTGATATCGCTTAGGCTTGAATTTAACCTTATCCTTAACCTGAAAATCATCAGCGAAAGGAAAAGTATAAGTTCAAGCCTAAGGCTAAAAATATCTTAAAATAAGATTCATTTATAATTCATCATTTCCGGATCATCCCTTGAATCGAATGTTTAATCCGACTTAATATCGAGTCTCCCGCAACTTGCCCGATCTCCGGGTTAAGTAAACTTAATAAGACAGTTTTAAATTCTGTTGCCGATTGAAAACGCTCTGTTGGGTCAGGGTCGAGCGCGCGACCAATGATACGGATTAAATTATCACTATAACCTAAAAGTTTTTTTGAATTGAGTGGAAAACTTCCGACGAGTTTACTTGAAAGTTGCTCGGCCAGGGGTGCGTGTTCCCAGGGAACTTCACCTGTCATTAATTTATAGGCACTAACCCCAACTGCATAAATATCGCTAACTTGTGAATACTGTCCGGCGCCAAGGCATTCAGGTGCCAGGTAATCAAATGTTCCTACGCCTGAATTTGCTTCATCTGTAGTAATACTTTCGCCAGGCAAAAGCGCTAAACTAAAGTCCGTCAACTTGACCTTGCCGCCCTGCATCAAAAGAATATTTTCAGGCTTAATATCGCGATGGATTACGCCAGCAGTATGCACCGCCTCAAGGCCAGTTAAAACTTGAATCAAGATCTCAATCAAGCGATATTCATTAGGGTGTTCTAGGCCCTCGCGCAAATCGCCACCCTCAGCAAATTCCATTGCTAAGTAACACATTTTTGGATGTGAGACGTAGTCAATCAACTTTACAACATGATCATTGCGACAACAAAGTAAGGCCAGCGCTTCGCGCCGCATCCGGCTCGGATGATCTTGATCGTGCTTAGTTTCAGTATGTAAAACTTTTAAAGCAATTAAAGCCTGCGAAGCTGTTGCTCCGAGTGGGTGAGCCTTGTAGACCACACTGTTTTTGCTTTGCCAGATTGTGCCAACGATTTCATAGCGCTGATCAAACACGGTAGCATGCGTGTCATTCAATCTAATGCTTTTTACTGCTAACGCTGAGCTCATCGACTAAGAAAACAATCCTTATTGAAAAAAGCCAAGTCCTGTGACCTAAAAACATGGCCACTAGAGTAGTTATGACAGCTCAGATCCGAAATGTAGCTCTGGAACTAAAACAAATTACTAAGTGATTACAATAGGTTGCCTAGATCAATGCCAACTCATTTGAATTCGGAAAATAGTGCTCCACTTGTTACTCGGCGACAATTTTGAGAGTAATACCAGCTCGTTAGATAACGATCGGGAGTTTTGCGCCCATAGCTCAACAGGATAGAGCACAAGCCTTCTAAGCTTGGGGTTGGTGGTTCGAGTCCACCTGGGCGCGTGCCCTAATTTAGTTTATGACATATTCTGCATCACACAGTAAGAGTGAATAAATACTTATGATCTCAACATATATCCCCGTCTTAGCTTTAATGGTCCTTGCCGCTGGATTTGTCGCGACAATGTTAATCCTCTCAACTGTTTTAGGACCGAAACGCTATTCTGAAATGAAAGACGACCCTTTTGAATGTGGGTCAGTTCCTTCGGCAACTTTAGGAGATCGTTTCAGCGTTAAATTCTATTTAGTTGCCATGATTTTTATACTTTTCGATATTGAAGTTGTTTTTATGTATCCCTGGGCAATTCAACTTAAACAACTCGGTTGGTACGGATTTTGGGCGATGAGTTCATTTATGATCGTGCTTGCCTTTGGACTGGCGTACATCTGGCGGAAGGGTGTGCTAGACTGGACGTGAGGTTAGCAATTTTGGCTAAATACTTCGTTGCGGAAGATTTTCTAGGATTTCATGTATTGCAATACATTGGAAATCCTAGAAAATTTCCGCGCCGCGGCTTTATCTCAAACTTGCTTACCTCACGCAGACGATAATTTTATGATCTAATACGGCAAACCTTCAGAATTTATTAGCATGACGAAATTGAACAAAACAATTGGCATCGTCGCCAAGCCACAAAGCGAGAAGGCCCGTGAGCTGGCCAATGAAGTGCTCACTTGGGCACGACAGAAAAATTACAAGGTCGTGATTGAGGCTGAAATCGCTGATCAACTCAAACTCGAAGATCGCCCACAAGTAGTTTCGCGTGAAGAAATTGTAACAATTGCTGACCCGATTGTTGTGCTCGGAGGAGATGGGACGCTAATCAGCGTAATGCGCCATCCTTCCAAAGAGACTCCCACTGTAGTTGGAGTAAATGTAGGGACGCTTGGTTTTCTAACCGAGATTACAACTGCGGAAATGCTGCCTGTACTTGAATCAGTGATTAACGGGAATGCTCGAATCCGAGAGCGAACCTTGCTTGAGGTTGAAGTAATCAGTGCTGGGAAATCAGAAAAGACTTATGCAATTAATGATATCGTAATTGGCAAAGAAGCTTTGGCGCGTATTTTCGATGT belongs to bacterium and includes:
- a CDS encoding 4-hydroxy-3-methylbut-2-enyl diphosphate reductase, which encodes MARNFTIPGFYRSSSITTIKRFRDNTDPKRRDFNPTTIDFGPLRFKIARHFGFCFGVENAIEIAYRALAEQPDKRIFLLSEMIHNPQVNADLVQRGVKFLMATDGTRLIPFSDLNRDDIVIVPAFGTTLELQKELEAVGINPYQYDSTCPFVEKVWRRSADLGKQGYSVIVHGKRTHEETRATFSHSKNTAPTLVIRDMDDAQFVIAFIKAQVSEDDFRSRFALSMSEGYNPREHLKRVGVVNQTTMLATETQAIANAIKQAMLEIYGAEKLKDHFADTRDTLCYATHENQTATRSLIESGADLGLVVGGYNSSNTSHLVELCEEKFPTFYVKDADEIVSPDLIRHFDMHTKSIRETSNWLPLVSSSQTALTIALTSGASCPDATVESVIKKVASFFPEACDPEKVLADLAN
- the dnaK gene encoding molecular chaperone DnaK, producing the protein MSKVIGIDLGTANSCVAIIENGRPVVIADPEGNKTTPSVFAINANQEPLVGYPAVRQTTTNPLNTIFAVKRLIGLKYDSPEVQEAARRLPYKVIAAPNNDAWVETDGVKRSPEEISSHVLIHMKEIAEKYLKERVYRAVITVPAHFNDSQRQATKDAGRIAGLDVLRIINEPTAAALAYGLEGVDLSEEEQARRAGRSGADRTIAVFDLGGGTFDISILELRGGMMDVKATHGDTYLGGEDFDLEILNFLVHVIRSKAGINVMGDKMALQVLKDTAREIKHTLSFQPVTKVSLPFLSKGMGQFQIEIERKTLEKIVEPILRRVEKPCYAALEDAHLRPEDIDEVILVGGMTRMPAVKRYCAKIFGKQPLDSVDPDEAVARGAAIQAGLLEGFVKGVSLLDVTSLSLGMETQGGIMNVLIPRNTKIPMSKTEIFTTSAPNQPKVSIHVLQGESSFAPDNKTLGRFELSGIRPAPRGVPQIAVTFAVDEEGIVHVSAKDLDTGEEKQVEIVASSGLSDEDIAKLLKENTIYNEQRERSQTQNREDSEKAQEAATDSPLQTLKHNLKSAIFTYQFKLDTQGQQFKDPDRQQMLDALRDGRLALEDAETEEQVQLAITDLRSAGRKLDQHLQDLDDQ
- a CDS encoding serine/threonine protein kinase — translated: MSSALAVKSIRLNDTHATVFDQRYEIVGTIWQSKNSVVYKAHPLGATASQALIALKVLHTETKHDQDHPSRMRREALALLCCRNDHVVKLIDYVSHPKMCYLAMEFAEGGDLREGLEHPNEYRLIEILIQVLTGLEAVHTAGVIHRDIKPENILLMQGGKVKLTDFSLALLPGESITTDEANSGVGTFDYLAPECLGAGQYSQVSDIYAVGVSAYKLMTGEVPWEHAPLAEQLSSKLVGSFPLNSKKLLGYSDNLIRIIGRALDPDPTERFQSATEFKTVLLSLLNPEIGQVAGDSILSRIKHSIQGMIRK
- a CDS encoding NADH-quinone oxidoreductase subunit A produces the protein MISTYIPVLALMVLAAGFVATMLILSTVLGPKRYSEMKDDPFECGSVPSATLGDRFSVKFYLVAMIFILFDIEVVFMYPWAIQLKQLGWYGFWAMSSFMIVLAFGLAYIWRKGVLDWT
- a CDS encoding NAD(+)/NADH kinase, encoding MTKLNKTIGIVAKPQSEKARELANEVLTWARQKNYKVVIEAEIADQLKLEDRPQVVSREEIVTIADPIVVLGGDGTLISVMRHPSKETPTVVGVNVGTLGFLTEITTAEMLPVLESVINGNARIRERTLLEVEVISAGKSEKTYAINDIVIGKEALARIFDVELYVDGEYATTFRGDGVIVATPIGSTAYSLAAHGSIVHPQVQGTLITPLCPHSLTHRPLVLPQQLPLVLKVPGEGADDKVYLTVDGQEGFDLPSGSEIRVQPSKFHVKVTKSPTKSYFEVLSTKLHWGTRPK